The stretch of DNA TCTGCACCtcctggagaggagagaaggccaGTGCACAGGTGAAGGCAGCTTCGCAACACCTGCAGAGGGGGCAGGGCCCCGGGTAGAGGTCTGACAGCCCCAACGGGGAAGGCAGGACTGGGCACCAGTGGCGGTGAGGATGGGAGGGTGCTAATGCAGCCTCATCTGTAGGGCGAGGAGCCTGTGACCTCCCACCAAAGGTCCCAGTGGAGAAGCCAGGCTCCAGGGAGCATGGTGGGGAGGATGTCACCCAGGCCAGAAGGAGCTAGAGGTGCAAGATCACTTCTGTCCTGGATCTGAGGATACCAGGGGCCTAGCTGCAACATCTGAGGAATCCAGCGGCTTTGGCAGAGAAATGGCTTATGGGGACTTACACTGCGAGACCTCTAATTTTGAGGACTTTGAGAGCAAAGCCTTCTTAAGGCAGAGCTTGGGACCTTTCTCAGAGTCCCAGCTCCTCCATACATAGGAACTGCCCAACTGAGGGGTGGGGAGTGCCCAGGGGCCCTGGGGCATGGAAGAGGAAAGATCTTGGCACCAGCAGTCAGGCTACATAGGACCTCCTATCTCAACACTGACATGAGAAGACCAGAGATCCTCGTTGCCAAGAATATGGTAAACTTCTTAGGACCTTGGGCCCTGAAAGTTTAGGGTTCCAATGGTTGACGAATCAGCTGGAGGAAGGACTCAAATTTTCAGATACCGTTTTCTCTGAAGATCCATGAGCCCAAGGACACTGACCCCCAGGCTAAAGGCACCAGTGGTCCTGAGGGTAAGGTGCTCAGAGCATGTGGCTCAGGTCTGAGACAGTGAGACTATGGAATTTGAGGGTGTCAGAAATCCAGGCAGGTGTAGGTTTCTAAGAACTGAGTAACTTGCCTTAGGATTATGGCGCTTACACATTTACCAGTCTGTAACTTTTACACAGATCCTGGAGTGTAGAGGCCTGTGCTACTCAAGCCCCACATTTCCACTTAGCATTTTGGACCAACAGACTAAGGACCTTAGCCCACTGACCCTAGGTTCCAGTCACTTCTATTTACAAAGACGTTGATGTTCTACAGTCCCCAAGACCGGGGCCTCCAACCTGATGTCACAGTGGTAGGGCGAGGTCTCCAGAGCACCATGTCCTTGGGTTATGTTTCTCTGCCCGATGCACCAATTGCCCAAGATCCTTAGATTTGAAGGCTGAGGTCCTCATAGCTGAGGCCACAACAGGACCTGTGGTCATCAGGGACTCTGTTCCTTAGCATCTAGTGGCCAAACTCCAAGGCCCTCAGGAAGGAGGACCCTTCTGGCCTTTAGTCCCTGGCCTTGGCTATGATAACCCTTGGAGACTCAAGGTTTCCACTTAGGGTCTAGGATTTTCTCCATAGAAGGCCCTGGATGTATAGCCAACACTCTAACTCTCCAAGAGAGCTGAGGATCTTGGCCTTATGGGTTGCTGGATTCTCTGAGATCTCAGAACACAAGGTCCTCAGGGAGTTGATGTTCACAGAGTGAAAACCTCAGTTAAGGGTCAAAGAGGAAGGCCCAAGAAGATGAGCCCTGAGGGCATACTCACTGTCCTTCTGCCATGGGGAGGACCCTATACAGGGAGGGAGCTCCTCGGACTCTGAGAGTCCTTAGTCTCCAGCCCCCAAGACCAAGGTTCTCAGGGACTATATATTCCCTTGGAGTAAATGTTCCTCTGTCTTTGGTCCTCAGTGTTCTAAGGGCCATGGGAGGCAGCTCACAGCAGAAATGGCAGCTTTGAGGACTTTTAACCCCAGCTGGCTAAACTGACCCCAGGCATGAAGCTTGGAGGCTTGAAAAGCTGCCAGACTTTTAAATGAGATCTTAGTGAAGGGAAGGCTTCTGCCAGCCCAGCAAAACTCTGAGGAAGGTTGGGGCagaggagtgggggcagggagttgGACAACAGAATTTAGCTCTGAGCACCTGCTTGTGTGGGGGAAACCAAGAAACGTCCATAAGAACCAGCACCAGTGCGACCCCCATGCCCCAGAAAGAAATCCCTATGCAGACTGTCACAGGCATGATACCCTTACAAATAAACTCACACATGAAAGCTATAAATCACACAAGGAAACAGATCACCATGAGGGAGTCTGAGAGACCACAGCCAGGAAAACTAGCTTCTGGAGAGAACAGAATAGAGCAGGAACCAAGGTGCAGAGGTACTTGGCCTGGGAGAAGCATGGACAACACCCTGTTTTCTGACTTGGGGGCCACAAGACTGGCCTGGTGCCTCCCCCACTGAGCTTCTGAACCCGCGATGGCCCCGGAAGTGGAAGTGTACCCATCCTAAGACACTCAGCGACTGAGATCCTACCAGGGGCTTTGAGCAGCATGCACTGAGGCATCTGTCCTAGCAGTGTCAGGGACAGTGGCCTTACCCGGCTGAAGTTGGGCTCATATTCCACATGGCCCTTGCTGTTGACATGCAGGATAGGGGCTTCAATGGCAGTCCTCAGGTCAAAGCCAAGCCATAGCTTGTTTATGAtggcctgggggagggaagaagaacaCAGGAAGGGAGGACACCAGCCACCCTACACCAacccctccctgtccctgggaGGGGGGAATGTTCCAGCCAGGAGTTCCCTGACTCACCTGAGCCACAGCAGGGATGATGAgctccccaccagccccaccGATCACCAGCTTTGACCCCTGAGCTGCATTGATCAAGATGGAGGGGACCATGGATGATGGAGGTCGCTCGCCTGGAACTAGAGGCCAGATGGGTGTCACCCGCAGCCGCACTTCCAGCCAGCACCCTCCAGACCACCCCTCCATTTCTGTCTCCATTCACCGCTGTGCAAACAGGGGCTGGGCGAGGCAGCGGGGCTGGCCCAGGGGCCAAACTGCATCGCCCCGCCTGCCTGCCCTCCCTTTTCTTGCCAGTGGGGTCCTCAGTCTCACCAGGTAGTGGGGTGACTCTGGAGTCCGGTGAGCGCCTCCAGCATAGGTCCAGAAGCTCATTGTTGAGGAGGATGCCCGTGCGTGGCGAGTACAGCATTGCTCCAAAGctgcagacagaggcagagcctgggcTCGGGCTGTGGGCGCCAGTCTCCCACACCAGCAAAGCTGTCGAGCACCGCTTTCCAGGAGTCCCTCATTTTAGTGGCAGCCTTCTAGCATGCTGGAGCTGCCATTCTCTCCCTGGCACTGCCCCCCAAGGATCCACCTGTGCCCCCCAGTTAGGGCATCCTTCTGGGTAAAGCTCATTCCCAAGCGGGTCATGGTTCAGGGCCACCCATCTGCAGCCTTTCAGCCAGAAATGACAGAGGTGTGTGGCCCCTTAGagaagaagcaaagggaaaagcaAGGTACTGCCCCATGGGCGCAAGCAAGGGGAGACTAGGGGGCCCGTAAAACAAGCTGAGGGAGCAAAGGAGCAGGGCCTGGGAACAGGCAGGAACATACGGCGTGTTGATGGTGCTCGTGGCTGCCACAGCACTGCCATCCTCCCCCAGCACAGAAACGTGCGCTGTGCCCATCCCGTGGCCCCAGGCCCCGGCCAGGCTGTAGTGGCTGAGATGGTGGTCACCCCGAGCGTCGATCTGCTGCTGGATGTGCTGGGCCAAAGCCTCTCCCAGCAGGTCCTGGGAGGCGTTCTGGGGCGGCCGGGCAGATGGTAGGAACAGTAAGGTGCCAGGTAGGCCCACAGAGAAGAGGGTCTCCTTTGGAGGCCCTCTCCCGTGCACCCCCCTTGAGCCCAGGCTACCACCAGACGCTGCTCATCCTCTGGGCCCTCTGAGATATGGAGCCATCACTGCCTCTCTCACACCTGCCACTCTGGGCCCCTTCTAGTCCGCAGacctcctcaccctccctgccctgggccacTGCCAGGCTGTCCTGTCCTAAAACCTCATACATCTCCCTCCAATCTCACCCAGCCAGACTCTTGGGGTCCAGGAACAGCCTGGCCTTCCCTTCACGCTGAGCCCTGGGGCTGGGACGGGGGCTCTCCACCAGCCACAGGCCATCTCACCTGGATATCCGGGTGGCTACGAGGGTCCCACAGTCGCCACCTCTGTCCCCCGGCAAACTTGAGCGTCTCCACAAGGTGATGGTACAAGTTCACGCTCCCCTCGGGCCTGGCCACCGACTCAGAGGAGAAGTTGAaccctgggaaggggaggggtgcagaTATGGATGACCCCGTGTAGCGGGTGGAATGTTGGCCCCCTTCAaaaaagatgtccatgtcctgatccccagaacctgtgaatagtaccttatatggcaaaagagtgaattttaccttatatggcaaaatgtgtgattaagttaaggatcttgaaaagagcagattatcctggattatctgggtgagcTCTAAATGTAATCACACAATTAAATGTAATCTtataaaacagacacagagaagaggaggaggcccTGTGAGCGGGAGGCAGAGACTGGGTAGATGTCGCTGCAGCCTGGGAGTGCTGGCAGCCACCAAAAGCTGGAGGAGACAAAGAACAGATTGTCTCTCAGAGTCCCCAGAGGAGCCATGGctcagctgacaccttgattttggacgtctggcctccagaactatgagagagtggatttctgttgctttaagccacaaGTTTGCGGTAACCTGTTATGGCAGCCAAGGGAACTGAGGTAGTCAGCCTCGGGCAGCTCCAACCCTGGACACTGCGAGGACCCCCTTTCACCATCTCACAGTCCGGGCCTCAGCCCTGGATGCACACGCGGGCTGGGCAGCTCACCACCTGCACCGCCCACCTGCTCCTGTGCCCCGGGACCGGCTCGCCTGCAGGGGAGGACTCACTGGGTGGATGGTGTCAGACCCTTCAACAAAGCCCCAAGTGTGGACTGCTCCAGAGGCTCTAGAGCACAGCATCTTGCCTGTTTCCACAGCCCCATCTTTGGTGTCTGAGGAGGAGGCTGAGCTGGAAAAGGAAGGCTGCCCCGAGCTACCGCTGGGCTTGGAGTTCCCAATGGGGGCAGGACTCTGGGTGGGAGGGCTGAGAGTCTTTCTTACCTTTGAGCACGTTGAGGATGAGGCTGAGAATCGCACCCCCTGCGGGTGGTGGCGGTGAGTATAGGGTGTAGTCCTCCAGGGGCACTGCCAGGGCATCCACTACCTCCGGCTGGAACTCTGCCAGGTCCTGCAGGGTCAGCTGGCTACCTGACATGAGACAGAAAAGACTCCATGtgcagatggaaaaactgaggcagagagacaacCACGGATCCCAGGTCACATGGTGGGGCTTCCTCCATCCCCTAGGCTTCTAGAGCCCTAGGGGTGATGGAAGGTCTGTGGGCAGCGGCGTCAGGGCTGGGCCCTAGAGCCAGGCAAGGGATGGGTGGACAGAGGCCGAAGGCAGGTAGGttggtggggagaagaggggaaggtGAGAGAGGCAAGGTGGCCTCTGACAGACTGTGAAGGTGGTGGACAGCTCCAGGCCCAGGAGCCCACTGTGGCCACCACTAACTCCCCTCTGTTGGCCCTAATTTCTGGGAGCTCTCTTCCTCAAGGACTCTGACCACGGGGTCCTGGAGGCCAGCAGCAGGCAGGCCTGGATACATGGCCTCTCCAAGTCCTGGGAGCGGTCCACACTCCGGCAAGGATTAGGGAAGGGCCTGCCTTCACTCCTAGCATCCAGAGCCAGCTCCTTCTCAGGCAGAGCTGTGGGCTCTGGGAACTCAGCACAGCTGACCTTGATTGGCAATGTCCTCCAGCAGCGTCCGGCCCAGCGTCCCTGTGTAGAAGACTTCTGCACCTTCTGTGGCCACGGTTTCCAGGGTGGCAGCCAACGCGGGCCATGGGAATGGGTCCTGAGCCTTCAGAGGTTCTGTCCCATTGAAAAAGAGCTGCCTGGGGAATTGGGGGCAGACTCAGGGTGGGGCCGGGTCCCAGAAGGCAGCCACACTCCTGTGGGGGCTCTTGTGGGTTCTTTGAGACCCTACAGGGAGGCAGTCCTGGTCTGGGGTCCTGAGGGCCTGGTGTAGACATCAGGGGAGATGGTTTCTCTAAGACTGGGTGGGGCTGAAGCCTCTCACCTCACCCGTCACCCTGGCCTAAGGAGTGTATGCGCCCTAGTCGGGCCTGGGACACCCCTGGGAAGACATGGTCAGCGGACCGGCAGGGTGGGCAAGGGGGATGGCCAAAGCTCTCCTGCCAGCCCAGAGGGGCCAGAGGACGGTAGCAGAGCCCAAATCCACACCCTGGAGTCCCATCACGTGGATATGGCCTGAGCCACTCGGATTAGGTTCTGCCACATGGAGCCTGAAAGTCTGAAACCGCAAAGTACTGGCCTTCCTGGCCTTCAGGCCCCCGATACCACCATAGGGTCAACCCTCCAGTTTGAGGAGGCTCTGAGGTAGAACCGGGGTAGGAGCCAGGCAAAGACGGGCCAGAGCCTGAACCCAGGAGATGAGCAGGAGccctggggctccctggggaAGTGCTCACCTCAGAGAAGTCATGTACAGGGAAGGCCGTAGGAAGTCACTCTGCAGGAACTGACTGAGGGTAAAGGGCATGCGGTAGTCCCCTCGGAGCAGGGAGATGGTGGGCCAGAACAGCTGTGCCCACGGCAGGTGGCCGTGGCGACGGTGGGCCTCAGCATAACCACGGAGTTCCCCGGGCACTCCAATCCACTGGGCCCCTAGGAGGCAAGTGGCATCGTGTCCCTGCCCCCAGGCTGCCCCCACCTTGGCCTCAGCCCTGTAGCCTGCCCCAGGGGttctccaccacccccacccttgccccTCCAGCTTGGCCCTCTTGGCGTGGCAGCCAGAATGAGCTTTCTGGAGCCCACACCTGACCATGACTCTCTCTGCTCAAACCcccatggctccccactgccttccctcagggcccagcacaaacaggctccaggaacccccaccccacccaccaccccatcTCCACTGAACCCTCCAAGCCTTTGCTAGGCTGGTTCCTATGCTTAGATCACCACCCCTACTCAGagagcccctcccccaactccagcaGGTCAGGACCTCCATGGGGGCAGGTCAGGACCTCCATAGCTAGCTGCTATCTCCTGGTACCAGGGTGTCAGAGCCTGTCCGAGACGCCCCTTCAGGGGAGTGTTTTGGTCAGCCCCAGTGGCCTGATGGGGTGGGAGCCTGTGGTCCCTCCAAGAGCTTCACCTGTGCCCAGTGGCTGGGCCTGCTCACACTGGTCCAGCAGACCGGGGACATAGCTGGCAGGCACCGTCTCCCTGGCATTGATGACTTCCACCTTCCCTAGAGTTGGGGCAGAGCATGTGAGTGCTCAGGGGCACTTCTGTAGCTGCCAGGCCTCATCCCAcacaaaccacccccccccccagccccccgccctgCCACAGCCCTGGCCCTACTCTAggcctcactttctctctttgtaCCATGAACTAGCCTCTGTGCTGTAGGGGCCAAGAGCAGGCTTCCcaaagatgggccactttggcatgaagattatttgtgagttaaaagcaaattaaaacccaGCAGAATCAGAAAGAGCTTtttacctcccccaccccctccactaCTGCCTGAAAGAATTTACACAGAGGACCGGCTCCAGGAGGACAGCTATCACCACAGACAACTATATTAGGATATGAATGAGGTAGGGTAGGTAGACTGGACCTTGCAAGGCCTGTTTGGTCAAAGTCTTCTGTGTCTCATTGTTTCCCAGgacctccccactccccacacacatttgtttagcaaatatttacgCTTCtttatcttcctgtgaattgcactccttccttttgaagtcccagacccttaccccttctccttagctctttttgcctgtctttggaatttccgtgtctgtgtggattccccagaaattaaatttgattttgtcCTATTAATTTCTCTCAggtcaatttaattcttaatcCGGccagaaggaccttgaagggcaaAGGACATTCCTCCTCCTTGACAGTGCTGAGATTTGAGATGGCTGTGAAGTCTTCACAAAGACAagctggggggaagggcaggggcaccAAGAGGACCCAAGAAGGGGCATGGGTGGGCAGGACAGCTCAGCAAACGCTGGGGATGTTTATAAGCACCTCACTGTTAGCACTTGTGGACAAGCCCATCCTCCCCACGGGGTTCCCCATGCGGACTCACCTGTGGTGGCGTTATAGATGGTGAAGATGACCCCTCCACCCAACCCCATGCTCTGAGGGTTGACGACTCCGGTGCAGACCAGAGCCGCAATGGCGGCATCCACAGGTGAGCCTTGTTGCTGGAGGATGGTTCTGGGGGACACGGCATACAGTAAGAGGCCtggctcccctgccccagcctcccaaCATGGGCTTACTCGATTGGCATTTACTAGGGAATGGTGACAGGTAAGTGACCTGCTGCTGCCACCAAACCCTGGGTTAGGTCAGAGACCACACTGGGCTGCCCCCTCAAGTCCAGCTGCTCACAGGTCCACAGCCCTCTACAGATGGCAAATTGTCATACCATTTATAATGCCCCTTGACATATATAAGGAAATTCTCAGTTTGTAAGAAGATTTTGCTGTCATGATTCCCTAGGCCCTTCTGGCAGCCCTGGCTCATTTGCCTGAGCCAGACCTCCAGTCCCTCCCAGCAGTCCAGGAGCCCAGCCTGGGcagctccccctccccatcttgctGGGGGCACACGGGCCCCAACCCCTTTAAGGCTGAACTTTTTCAGGTGACCCCAGGTTCTTGCCCTGCCACCAGGGGCTTGGGTTCCCCAGCCTAGGGTTCCCTCCTAGGGCCCCAAGTGTCTATGGGAATGCTCTCTGGCCTTAGTCTCCACATCTGTCCATGGCCACCCAGGGGTGGGCCCTTAAGCTCCAAGGTGCTGGTCAGACTGGCCTGTGTCAAGGAAATGACCCTGTCCTTAGGGTACAGCCCTGTATAGTTCACTGGGGGCTGCCTCTTCCTGAACACCCAGGAATCCTCTCCAGTACTTCAAGGAAGCAAGCATTTAAACCagttacagatggggaaaccaaggcccaaagAGGGAGTGGACCTGGTTCCCCTCCACCACATTGGACCTCTGACCCCAGCACCCTCCCTCAGCTCAGGCATCTCAGCCTGACCACTCCA from Felis catus isolate Fca126 chromosome D3, F.catus_Fca126_mat1.0, whole genome shotgun sequence encodes:
- the GGT5 gene encoding glutathione hydrolase 5 proenzyme isoform X4, with amino-acid sequence MAQGRRATVSMVLLGLGLALAIIVPAVVLSRHHAHCGSQAFAHAAVAADSKVCSEIGRTILQQQGSPVDAAIAALVCTGVVNPQSMGLGGGVIFTIYNATTGAQWIGVPGELRGYAEAHRRHGHLPWAQLFWPTISLLRGDYRMPFTLSQFLQSDFLRPSLYMTSLRQLFFNGTEPLKAQDPFPWPALAATLETVATEGAEVFYTGTLGRTLLEDIANQGSQLTLQDLAEFQPEVVDALAVPLEDYTLYSPPPPAGGAILSLILNVLKGFNFSSESVARPEGSVNLYHHLVETLKFAGGQRWRLWDPRSHPDIQNASQDLLGEALAQHIQQQIDARGDHHLSHYSLAGAWGHGMGTAHVSVLGEDGSAVAATSTINTPFGAMLYSPRTGILLNNELLDLCWRRSPDSRVTPLPVPGERPPSSMVPSILINAAQGSKLVIGGAGGELIIPAVAQAIINKLWLGFDLRTAIEAPILHVNSKGHVEYEPNFSREVQKGLQDRGHNQTTRPFFLNVVQAVSQDGACVYAATDPRKGGEASGY
- the GGT5 gene encoding glutathione hydrolase 5 proenzyme isoform X2 is translated as MAQGRRATVSMVLLGLGLALAIIVPAVVLSRHHAHCGSQAFAHAAVAADSKVCSEIGRTILQQQGSPVDAAIAALVCTGVVNPQSMGLGGGVIFTIYNATTGKVEVINARETVPASYVPGLLDQCEQAQPLGTGAQWIGVPGELRGYAEAHRRHGHLPWAQLFWPTISLLRGDYRMPFTLSQFLQSDFLRPSLYMTSLRQLFFNGTEPLKAQDPFPWPALAATLETVATEGAEVFYTGTLGRTLLEDIANQGSQLTLQDLAEFQPEVVDALAVPLEDYTLYSPPPPAGGAILSLILNVLKGFNFSSESVARPEGSVNLYHHLVETLKFAGGQRWRLWDPRSHPDIQNASQDLLGEALAQHIQQQIDARGDHHLSHYSLAGAWGHGMGTAHVSVLGEDGSAVAATSTINTPFGAMLYSPRTGILLNNELLDLCWRRSPDSRVTPLPVPGERPPSSMVPSILINAAQGSKLVIGGAGGELIIPAVAQAIINKLWLGFDLRTAIEAPILHVNSKGHVEYEPNFSREVQKGLQDRGHNQTTRPFFLNVVQAVSQDGACVYAATDPRKGGEASGY
- the GGT5 gene encoding glutathione hydrolase 5 proenzyme isoform X3; its protein translation is MAQGRRATVSMVLLGLGLALAIIVPAVVLSRHHAHCGSQAFAHAAVAADSKVCSEIGRTILQQQGSPVDAAIAALVCTGVVNPQSMGLGGGVIFTIYNATTGAQWIGVPGELRGYAEAHRRHGHLPWAQLFWPTISLLRGDYRMPFTLSQFLQSDFLRPSLYMTSLRQLFFNGTEPLKAQDPFPWPALAATLETVATEGAEVFYTGTLGRTLLEDIANQGSQLTLQDLAEFQPEVVDALAVPLEDYTLYSPPPPAGGAILSLILNVLKGFNFSSESVARPEGSVNLYHHLVETLKFAGGQRWRLWDPRSHPDIQNASQDLLGEALAQHIQQQIDARGDHHLSHYSLAGAWGHGMGTAHVSVLGEDGSAVAATSTINTPFGAMLYSPRTGILLNNELLDLCWRRSPDSRVTPLPVPGERPPSSMVPSILINAAQGSKLVIGGAGGELIIPAVAQAIINKLWLGFDLRTAIEAPILHVNSKGHVEYEPNFSRVPGLLPLPPSAPEPDQYKRWRQAGEGHAPGGLPVDEGLRSGLLWVLLTPQGNHGTLWNWN
- the GGT5 gene encoding glutathione hydrolase 5 proenzyme isoform X1, yielding MAQGRRATVSMVLLGLGLALAIIVPAVVLSRHHAHCGSQAFAHAAVAADSKVCSEIGRTILQQQGSPVDAAIAALVCTGVVNPQSMGLGGGVIFTIYNATTGKVEVINARETVPASYVPGLLDQCEQAQPLGTGAQWIGVPGELRGYAEAHRRHGHLPWAQLFWPTISLLRGDYRMPFTLSQFLQSDFLRPSLYMTSLRQLFFNGTEPLKAQDPFPWPALAATLETVATEGAEVFYTGTLGRTLLEDIANQGSQLTLQDLAEFQPEVVDALAVPLEDYTLYSPPPPAGGAILSLILNVLKGFNFSSESVARPEGSVNLYHHLVETLKFAGGQRWRLWDPRSHPDIQNASQDLLGEALAQHIQQQIDARGDHHLSHYSLAGAWGHGMGTAHVSVLGEDGSAVAATSTINTPFGAMLYSPRTGILLNNELLDLCWRRSPDSRVTPLPVPGERPPSSMVPSILINAAQGSKLVIGGAGGELIIPAVAQAIINKLWLGFDLRTAIEAPILHVNSKGHVEYEPNFSRVPGLLPLPPSAPEPDQYKRWRQAGEGHAPGGLPVDEGLRSGLLWVLLTPQGNHGTLWNWN